One stretch of Ammospiza nelsoni isolate bAmmNel1 chromosome 21, bAmmNel1.pri, whole genome shotgun sequence DNA includes these proteins:
- the MED13 gene encoding mediator of RNA polymerase II transcription subunit 13: MSSCFVPNGASLEDCHSNLFCLADLTGIKWKRYVWQGPTSAPILFPVTEEDPILSSFSRCLKADVLSVWRRDQRPGRRELWIFWWGDDPNFADLIHHDLSEEEDGVWENGLSYECRTLLFKAVHNLLERCLMNRNFVRIGRWFVKPYEKDEKPINKSEHLSCSFTFFLHGDSNVCTSVEISQHQPVYLLSEEHLTLAQQSNSPFQVILSPFGLNGTLTGQSFKLSDSSTKKLIGEWKQFYPVTSNLKEGSEEKQEEMDWEDDSLAAVEVLVAGVRMVYPACFVLVPQTDIPAPSSGGAPHCSTACLGVHQVPASTRDPAMSSVTLTPPTSPEEVQTVDAQSAQKWVKFSSVSDGFISDSTSHHGGKIPRKLANQVVDRVWQECNMNRAQNKRKYSATSNGLCEEETADKVASWDFVEATQRTNCNCSRHKNLKPRNSGQQGQAPPVGPQQPAAPKHKTNEKQDKGDKPQKRPLTPFHHRVSISDDVAMEAESASQRLVMAAPDSQVRFAAIRSAEGAKAAPLHGAELGSSPQPPPLSPHPCDGPDEGVPKAPSTPQSQHFYQMPTPEPLVPTKAMEDRLDGLSQPFPAAFPEVIEPTVYVGTAVSLEEDEADTTWKYYKVPKKKDVEFLPPQLPNDKLRDDPVIPAGQENVTSVTELMVQCRKPLKVSDELVQQYQSKNQYLTAVATEADQEPEIDPYAFVDGDVEFLFPDSKKDRQNMEREVGKKHKAEDGTSSVTVLSHEGEDAMSLFSPSVKQDAQRLAAHARTASTSLFHETDLVVSYTDLDNLFNSDEDELTPGSKRTVNGTDDKSNCKEAKTGNLDPLSCISTADLHKMYPTPPSLEQHIMGFSPMNMNNKEYGSMDTTLGGTVLEGNSSTVGAQFRIEVDEGFCSPKPAEIKDYSYVYKPENCQALVGCSMFAPLKTLPSQCLPPIKLPEECIYRQSWTVGKLDLLPPGPAMPFIKDGDGSTMDQEYGPAYTPQTHTPFGMPPSSAPPSNGGAGILPSPSTPRFPTPRTPRTPRTPRGAGGPASAQGSVKYENSDLYSPASTPSTCRPLNSVEPATVPSIPEAHSLYVNLILSESVMNLFKDCNFDSCCICVCNMNIKGADVGVYIPDPTQEAQYRCTCGFSAVMNRKFGNSSGLFLEDELDILGRNTECGKEAEKRFEALRATSIEHGSGGLKEPEKLPDDLILLLQDQCTNLFSPFGAADQDSVAKVGAVSNVVRVEERDCCNDCYLALEHGRQFMDNMSGGKVDEALVKTTCLHHWSKRNVVDVSMQCSQDILRMLLSLQPVLQDAIQKKRTVRSWGVQGPLTWQQFHKMAGRGSYGTDESPEPLPIPTFLLGYDYDFLVLSPFALPYWERLMLEPYGSQRDVAYVVVCPENEALLNGAKSFFRDLTAIYESCRLGQHRPICKLLPDGIMRVGPTASKKLSEKLVTEWFSQTANANNDAFSKLKLYAQVCRYELGPYLASQPLDNSLLSQTNLVPPSSQAGSALPPVPAPAANPNTPSSAPTAPSSSTIPVTSSSAMSSAATTANSTLTTTAPSSSSASLASGIPTSKPSSFPPFSNMNSTTPASLPAQAAPVPNGQTGGQQQQPTLQPAGMSGDTAAAPAQPHPEVSESTMDRDKVGVPTDGDSHAITYPPAIVVYIIDPFTYEKKDENSSSSSLWTLGLLRCFLEMVQVLPPHIKNIISVQIVPCQYLLQPVKHEDRQIYTQHLKSLAFSAFTQCRRPLPTSTNVKTLTGFGPGLAMETALRSPDRPECIRLYTPPFILAPVKDKQTELGETFGEAGQKYNVLFVGYCLSHDQRWLLASCTDLYGEQLETCIINIDVPNRARRKKGSARRLGLQKLWEWCLGLVQMSSLPWRVVIGRLGRIGHGELKDWSCLLSRRNLQSLSKRLKDMCRMCGISAADSPSILSACLVAMEPQGSFIIMPDSVSTGSVFGRSTTLNMQTSQLNTPQDTSCTHILVFPTSASVQVASSTYTTENLDLAFNTNNDGADGMGIFDLLDTGDDLDPDIINILPASPGGSPVHSPGSHYPHGGDMGKGQGTDRLLSTESHDEVTNILQQPLALGYFVSTAKAGPLPDWFWSACPQAQNQCPLFLKASLHLHVPSVQSDELLHSKHSHPLDSNQTSDVLRFVLEQYNALSWLTCDPATQDRRSCLPIHFVVLNQLYNFIMNML; encoded by the exons TGAGCACTTGTCCTGCTCGTTCACCTTCTTCCTGCACGGGGACAGCAACGTGTGCACGAGCGTGGAGATCAGCCAGCACCAGCCCGTGTACCTGCTCAGCGAGGAGCACCTCACCCTGGCCCAGCAGTCCAACAGCCCCTTCCAAG TTATCCTGAGCCCCTTTGGGTTGAATGGCACACTCACAGGGCAGTCCTTCAAGCTTTCTGATTCATCCACAAAGAAGCTGATTGGGGAGTGGAAGCAATTCTACCCTGTCACATCCAACTTGAAGGAGGGATCTGAGGagaaacaagaagaaatggaCTGGGAGGATGATTCTTTAGCTGCTGTTGAAGTCCTTGTTG CTGGAGTGAGGATGGTGTACCCGGCGTGCTTCGTGCTGGTCCCTCAGACTgacatccctgctcccagctctgggggggCTCCCCACTGCTCCACTGCCTGCCTGGGGGTCCACCAAGTGCCTGCTTCCACCAGAGACCCTGCCATGTCCTCCGTCACCCTGACGCCACCCACGTCCCCAGAGGAGGTTCAGACAG TTGATGCTCAGTCTGCCCAGAAATGGGTGAAGTTTTCCTCAGTTTCAGATGGATTTATCTCAGACAGTACCAGCCATCACGGTGGCAAAATCCCCAGAAAACTGGCCAACCAAGTGGTGGACAGAGTCTGGCAAGAGTGCAACATGAACAGAGCACAGAACAA GAGGAAATATTCTGCTACATCAAATGGCCTGTGTGAGGAGGAGACAGCTGACAAGGTGGCATCCTGGGATTTTGTTGAAGCCACGCAGAGGACAAATTGCAATTGTTCAAG GCACAAAAATCTCAAACCAAGAAATTCAGGTCAACAGGGGCAGGCCCCACCTGTGGGCCCCCAGCAGCCGGCGGCTCCGAAGCACAAGACAAATGAGAAGCAAGACAAAGGGGATAAGCCACAGAAACGCCCTTTGACTCCTTTTCATCATCGTGTATCTATCAGTGATGATGTTGCCATGGAGGCAGAGTCGGCGAGTCAGAGGCTGGTGATGGCTGCCCCCGACAGCCAAGTGAGGTTTGCCGCCATCCGAAGCGCCGAGGGCGCGAAGGCGGCGCCGCTGCACGGGGCCGAGCTGGGCAGCTCCCCCCAGCCGCCCCCCCTCAGCCCCCACCCCTGCGACGGCCCCGACGAGGGCGTGCCCAAAGCCCCCTCCACGCCCCAGAGCCAACATTTCTACCAGATGCCAACTCCAGAGCCCCTGGTGCCCACGAAAGCGATGGaggacaggctggatgggctgtcccagcccttccccGCCGCCTTCCCCGAGGTGATCGAGCCCACCGTGTACGTGGGCACCGCCGTCAGCCTGGAGGAGGATGAAGCTGACACCACTTGGAAGTATTACAAAGttccaaagaaaaaggatgTGGAGTTCTTACCGCCCCAGCTTCCAAATGATAAGTTGAGAGATGATCCAGTAATACCTGCTGGACAGGAAAATGTAACATCAGTTACAGA aTTAATGGTGCAATGTAGGAAACCTTTGAAGGTTTCAGATGAACTGGTGCAACAGTATCAGAGTAAAAACCAATATTTAACAGCTGTAGCAACGGAAGCTGACCAGGAACCTGAAATTGATCCTTATGCCTTTGTGGATGGAGACGTGGAATTCCTGTTTCCTGACAGTAAAAAGGACAGGCAGAACATGGAGAGGGAAGTGGGGAAGAAACACAAG GCTGAGGATGGGACATCCAGTGTTACAGTTCTATCCCATGAAGGAGAGGATGCAATGTCTCTGTTCAGTCCTTCTGTCAAGCAAG ATGCCCAGCGCTTGGCTGCCCACGCGCGCACGGCCTCCACCAGCCTGTTCCACGAGACAGACCTGGTGGTGTCCTACACTGACCTGGACAATCTCTTCAATTCTGATGAAGATGAACTCACA CCTGGATCTAAACGAACAGTGAACGGCACTGATGACAAATCCAACTGCAAAGAGGCAAAAACAGGAAATCTAGACCCACTGTCATGCATAA GCACTGCAGATCTCCACAAAATGTATCCAACTCCCCCTTCACTGGAACAACATATTATGGGGTTTTCTCCAATGAACATGAACAATAAGGAGTATGGCAGCATGGACACTACACTTGGAGGAACAGTGCTGGAAGGGAATAGCTCTACTGTGGGGGCTCAGTTCAGAATCGAGGTGGATGAGGGTTTCTGCAGCCCCAAACCTGCTGAAATCAAG GATTATTCCTATGTCTATAAACCTGAGAACTGTCAAGCTTTAGTGGGATGTTCCATGTTTGCACCACTGAAGACTCTTCCCAGCCAGTGTCTTCCTCCCATCAAGCTGCCTGAGGAATGCATTTACCGCCAGAGCTGGACTGTGGGAAAGCTGGATCTGcttcctccaggccctgccatgCCTTTCATCAAAGATGG CGACGGGAGCACCATGGACCAGGAGTACGGCCCTGCGTACACGCCGCAGACCCACACCCCGTTTGGGATgccccccagcagtgcccctcCCAGCAATGGCGGGGCTGGGatcctcccctctccctccacCCCTCGCTTCCCCACGCCCAGGACACCAAGGACTCCCCGCACGCCCCGCGGAGCCGGCGGGCCCGCGAGCGCCCAGGGCTCGGTGAAATACGAGAACTCGGATTTGTACTCGCCCGCCTCCACCCCCTCCACGTGCCGGCCCCTGAACTCGGTGGAGCCCGCGACGGTGCCTTCCATCCCCGAGGCACACAGCCTGTACGTGAACCTCATCCTCTCCGAGTCCGTCATGAACCTCTTCAAGGACTGCAACTTCGACAGCTGCTGCATTTGCGTTTGCAATATGAACATCAAAGGTGCTGACGTTGGAGTTTACATTCCTGATCCAACACAAGAGGCCCAGTATCGGTGTACCTGTGGTTTCAGTGCTGTTATGAATAGAAAATTTGGCAACAGTTCCGGGCTGTTTCTTGAAGATGAGTTGGATATTCTGGGGCGAAACACAGAGTGCGGCAAAGAAGCGGAAAAACGCTTTGAGGCTCTCAGAGCTACTTCCATTGAACACGGCAGTGGGGGGCTGAAAGAGCCTGAGAAACTGCCCGATGACTTGATACTGTTGCTGCAGGATCAATGCACCAACCTGTTCTCACCCTTTGGAGCAGCAGACCAAGACTCCGTGGCCAAAGTTGGTGCTGTCAGCAATGTGGTACGTGTAGAAGAAAGGGATTGTTGCAATGACTGCTACTTAGCCTTGGAACATGGACGCCAGTTCATGGACAATATGTCAGGAGGGAAAGTTGATGAAGCACTTGTGAAAACTACTTGCTTGCACCACTGGTCAAAAAGAAATG tggtGGATGTGAGCATGCAGTGCTCCCAGGACATCCTGCGCATGCTGCTCTCGCTGCAGCCCGTGCTGCAGGACGCCATCCAGAAGAAGCGCACGGTGCGGTCCTGGGGCGTGCAGGGACCCCTCACCTGGCAGCAGTTCCACAAAATGGCTGGGAGAGGCTCCTATG GAACTGACGAGTCCCCAGAACCACTGCCAATCCCAACATTTTTGTTGGGATACGATTACGATTTCCTGGTGCTGTCTCCGTTTGCATTGCCCTACTGGGAGAGGCTGATGCTGGAGCCGTACGGCTCGCAGCGAGACGTCGCCTACGTCGTGGTGTGCCCGGAGAACGAGGCTCTGCTCAACGGGGCCAAAAGCTTCTTTAGGGATCTCACTGCAATATACGAG TCCTGCAGGCTTGGTCAGCACAGACCTATCTGTAAGTTACTGCCTGATGGGATCATGAGGGTTGGCCCTACAGCCTCCAAGAAGCTGTCAGAGAAGTTGGTCACAGAGTGGTTCTCCCAGACAGCCAATGCCAACAACGATGCGTTCTCCAAACTCAAACTCTACGCTCAAGTGTGCAGATACGAGCTGG GTCCTTATCTTGCTTCTCAGCCTTTGGACAATTCTCTACTTTCCCAAACCAACCTGGTCCCTCCCTCCagccaggcaggctctgctctgcccccagtgccagcccctgctgccaatCCCAACACTCCATCatcagctcccacagctcccagcagcagcaccatcccAGTGACCTCCAGCAGTGCCATGTCCTCTGCAGCCACCACAGCCAACTCCACCCTGACCACCActgccccctcctcctcctctgccagcctggccagtGGCATTCCAACGAGCAAGCCTTCCTCATTCCCACCCTTCAGCAATATGAACAGCACcactcctgcctccctgcccgCCCAGGCTGCGCCGGTCCCCAACGGGCAAactggggggcagcagcaacAGCCAACACTGCAACCAGCAGGGATGTCTGGAGACACggctgcagcacctgcacagccccatccagaggtTTCTGAAAG CACTATGGATCGTGATAAAGTCGGAGTCCCCACAGATGGAGATTCACATGCTATCACCTATCCACCTGCAATTGTAGTTTACATAATTGATCCTTTCACATATGAAAAAAAGGATGAGAACAGCAGCTCATCCAGTTTGTGGACACTTGGACTTCTGCGCTGCTTCCTGGAGATGGTTCAGGTTCTTCCTCCCCACATCAAGAACATCATTTCTGTGCAG ATTGTCCCATGTCAGtacctgctgcagcctgtgaagCACGAGGACCGGCAGATTTACACTCAGCATTTGAAATCTTTGGCATTTTCAGCTTTCACTCAGTGCCGGAGACCTCTCCCAACTTCCACCAACGTGAAAACCTTAACTGGCTTTGGGCCAGGGTTAGCCATGGAAACTGCTCTGAGGAGCCCTGAT AGACCTGAGTGTATTCGACTCTACACCCCTCCTTTTATACTGGCTCCAGTGAAGGACAAGcaaacagagctgggagaaaCCTTTGGAGAAGCTGGCCAGAAGTATAATGTGCTTTTTGTGGGCTACTGTTTGTCTCATGATCAGAGGTGGCTGCTTGCATCCTGTACAGACCTCTATGGAGAGCAGTTAGAAACTTGCATAATTAATATTGATGTACCAAACAG AGCTCGTAGGAAAAAGGGTTCTGCCCGCAGACTTGGTCTCCAGAAACTCTGGGAATGGTGCCTGGGACTGGTGCAGATGAGCTCTCTGCCATGGAGAGTTGTCATAGGCCGCTTGGGAAGAATAGGACATGGGGAATTAAAAG ACTGGAGCTGTTTGCTGAGCCGCCGGAACCTGCAGTCCCTGAGCAAGCGGCTGAAGGACATGTGCAGGATGTGTGGGATCTCTGCTGCAGACTCCCCCAGCATTCTCAGTGCTTGCTTGGTGGCCATGGAACCCCAGGGATCCTTCATTATTATGCCAG ATTCCGTGTCCACGGGCTCGGTGTTCGGGCGCAGCACCACGCTGAACATGCAAACATCCCAGCTGAACACGCCCCAGGACACGTCCTGCACCCACATCCTGGTGTTCCCCACCTCTGCCTCCGTGCAGGTGGCATCATCCACCTACACCACTGAGAACCTGGATCTGGCCTTTAACACAAACAATG atggAGCAGATGGAATGGGAATCTTTGACTTGTTAGACACTGGAGATGATCTTGATCCTGATATTATAAATATTCTTCCTGCATCTCCTGGTGGATCCCCTGTGCATTCTCCAGGGTCCCACTACCCCCATGGAGGTGATATGGGCAAG GGTCAAGGCACAGATCGATTGCTTTCCACAGAATCTCACGATGAAGTAACAAAtatcctgcagcagccactggcTCTCGGTTATTTTGTGTCAACTGCCAAAGCAGGTCCATTGCCTGACTGGTTTTGGTCAGCGTGTCCTCAAGCACAAAATCAGTGTCCCTTGTTTCTTAAG GCCTCTTTGCACCTCCACGTGCCTTCAGTGCAATCAGACGAGCTACTCCACAGTAAACACTCCCATCCACTTGATTCTAATCAAACTTCTGATGTGCTCAG gtttGTTCTGGAACAGTACAATGCACTCTCCTGGCTAACCTGTGATCCTGCAACCCAGGACAGACGGTCATGTCTCCCAATTCATTTTGTGGTGCTGAATCAGTTGTATAACTTTATCATGAATATGCTGTGA